GCATGATCAATTGGCTCATGGTAGATTGCCACATCATGGGGACGTAGGAAGACGCGATCGCTAGATTGGATACGACTACGATTACCACTAGCAACCACACCCGAACTTCCCGGCAAGATGTTGACTGGCCCAATAAAGCTCATAACAAAGGGCGTTGCTGGTTTATCATAAATTTCACTCGGGGTTCCAACTTGCTCCACTCGACCCCGGTTCATGACCACGATCTCGTCAGCAACTTCCATCGCCTCTTCCTGATCATGGGTCACAAAAACCGTCGTTACATTCACATCGTGGTGTAGTTTACGCAACCAAGCGCGCAAATCCTTCCGCACCTTAGCATCCAACGCACCAAACGGTTCATCCAAGAGCAACACCTGGGGTTCCACCGCAAGGGCACGGGCCAAAGCAACCCGCTGGCGTTGGCCTCCTGAGAGTTGGGAGGGATAGCGATCGCCCATGCCTTGAAGTTGAACCAGATCAATCAGTTCATCTACTCGATTAGCAATCCGCTGTTTAGTGACCTTGCGCAGTTCTAAGGCAAACGCAATGTTTTGTCGAACCGTACGGTGTTTAAACAACGCGTAGTGCTGAAACACAAAACCAATTTGGCGTTCTTGCACAGGACGGTAGGTGGCATCTCGCCCAATCAGATAGACGCTGCCCTCATCTGGCTGCTCCAATCCAGCAATAATCCGCAAAAGCGTAGATTTCCCAGAGCCCGAAGGCCCCAGGAGAGCCACTAATTTCCCCGTTTGGCATTCTAGGGACACCTGATCGATCGCATGAAAAGACCCAAAGGACTTCGAAACATTATGAATTGAGATACCCATGTGTTTTTTTGAAGACAGTTACGATATAGTGAAGTATACTACGGCAAGCCAATCGGGAAACCGTGGTTTAATAAATCCTTAGCACTTCATTCGGTAATTTTCAATCCTGCTTTGTTCAGCCTACAGTCTTCAACACCATCGGCTTTGCCGCAACCTGCCGTGAATCAGTTCAACAATGAGCAGCCCTCTTCGCTGCAACCCAGCACAAATCCCGCGATTATTTCCAATCCCTATAAGCAGTTCCAGCCATTGCGCGAATTTCCAGCCCGTGCATTACTACCTTTAGGATCGGGGTATTTGTGGCAGATCCAATCGGGAGCAGCTAGAACCATGACGTGGTTAGAAGATGGTACCGTCGTCACTTTGGGCATTTGGGGGCCGGGGGATATTGTGGGACAAGCCCTGTCGCGGATTACACCGTATCAAATCGAGTGCCTCACACGATTAGAAGCGACAATGTACCCATTAGATGTTGATCCCCAACAATTAATTAATCTTTTATTTCTCTATACACAACAGTCCGAAGAGATGGC
The Alkalinema sp. FACHB-956 genome window above contains:
- a CDS encoding Crp/Fnr family transcriptional regulator, whose protein sequence is MNQFNNEQPSSLQPSTNPAIISNPYKQFQPLREFPARALLPLGSGYLWQIQSGAARTMTWLEDGTVVTLGIWGPGDIVGQALSRITPYQIECLTRLEATMYPLDVDPQQLINLLFLYTQQSEEMAVVRGHRRVDAMLYHFFELLSKKFGRHVETGQLIDLRLTHQDIADSLGTTRVTITRLMKQFQEQGIIERRSISQFIFREEERFWHYEI
- a CDS encoding TOBE-like domain-containing protein; protein product: MGISIHNVSKSFGSFHAIDQVSLECQTGKLVALLGPSGSGKSTLLRIIAGLEQPDEGSVYLIGRDATYRPVQERQIGFVFQHYALFKHRTVRQNIAFALELRKVTKQRIANRVDELIDLVQLQGMGDRYPSQLSGGQRQRVALARALAVEPQVLLLDEPFGALDAKVRKDLRAWLRKLHHDVNVTTVFVTHDQEEAMEVADEIVVMNRGRVEQVGTPSEIYDKPATPFVMSFIGPVNILPGSSGVVASGNRSRIQSSDRVFLRPHDVAIYHEPIDHAVPANIHRIIHLGREIQVELSLVSGEPMDVYLSRQDFDRLNLIPQQRVYIQPKQVKVFSEYDLVGAST